One genomic window of Medicago truncatula cultivar Jemalong A17 chromosome 1, MtrunA17r5.0-ANR, whole genome shotgun sequence includes the following:
- the LOC11431922 gene encoding protein phosphatase 2C 50 codes for MEVLLYVVTVSIRVGNLVCNNSIIATHMDASRFKVMADAGSLSNSVAKVSNETVVGSDDCHDNGGNLDVEIGITKVTQPVLEKEGESPLMDMISQNKGVLVASDVGLAPESEDDDSLSLEGEQFIDSSCSLSVVSENSSIGGEEFIASDNTSEVGTPCSIDIEKIVSSVNIVAQTADLGESNVDTDIMNEPLAVAVNLDQEIGVESDLKPSTVAHQLPQEEGTSVAVVRSVFELDYTPLWGFISLCGRRPEMEDAVATVPRFLEIPIQMLIGDRAPDGINRCFRPQMTHFFGVYDGHGGSQVANYCRERIHIALTEEIELVKESLIDGGLNDGCQDQWKKVFTNCFLKVDAEVGGTTNNEVVAPETVGSTAVVALISSSHIIVANCGDSRAVLCRGKEPMALSVDHKPNREDEYARIEAAGGKVIQWNGHRVFGVLAMSRSIGDRYLKPSIIPDPEVQFIPRAKEDECLILASDGLWDVMTNEEVCDLARKRILLWYKKNGMELPSERGEGSDPAAQAAAELLSNRALQKGSKDNITVIVVDLKPQRKYKNKT; via the exons ATGGAGGTGTTGTTGTATGTGGTTACGGTGTCAATAAGAGTAGGTAACTTAGTCTGCAATAACTCAATCATAGCTACACACATGGATGCATCCAGATTTAAGGTGATGGCAGATGCAGGGTCATTGTCCAATTCTGTAGCTAAGGTTTCCAATGAAACGGTTGTAGGTTCGGACGATTGTCATGATAATGGTGGCAATTTGGATGTTGAAATCGGTATTACAAAAGTCACTCAACCGGTTTTGGAAAAGGAAGGAGAAAGTCCTTTGATGGATATGATATCCCAAAATAAAGGTGTTTTAGTTGCTAGTGATGTAGGATTAGCCCCAGAAAGTGAGGATGATGATTCATTGTCATTGGAAGGTGAACAATTTATTGATAGCTCATGTTCTCTATCAGTTGTCAGTGAAAACAGTAGTATAGGCGGAGAAGAGTTCATTGCTtctgataatacttcagaagTTGGGACACCATGTTCGATAGACATAGAAAAGATCGTCAGTTCTGTCAATATTGTTGCTCAAACCGCTGATTTGGGGGAGTCAAATGTTGACACAGATATTATGAATGAACCCCTTGCTGTGGCAGTGAATCTTGACCAAGAGATTGGAGTTGAATCAGACCTAAAGCCTTCTACAGTTGCTCATCAGCTGCCTCAGGAAGAGGGAACAAGTGTAGCAGTTGTCCGGAGTGTTTTTGAATTGGATTATACCCCGTTATGGGGATTCATATCACTATGTGGACGAAGACCAGAAATGGAAGATGCAGTTGCAACTGTTCCTCGGTTTTTAGAAATTCCCATTCAGATGTTAATTGGTGATCGAGCACCTGATGGAATAAACCGGTGTTTTAGGCCGCAAATGACCCATTTCTTTGGAGTCTATGATGGCCATGGTGGCTCTCAG GTTGCAAATTATTGTCGTGAACGCATCCATATTGCATTGACCGAGGAAATAGAACTTGTCAAGGAAAGTCTAATCGATGGAGGACTCAATGATGGTTGCCAAGATCAATGGAAAAAAGTTTTCACCAATTGTTTCTTAAAGGTTGATGCAGAAGTTGGAGGAACGACTAATAATGAAGTTGTTGCGCCAGAAACTGTTGGCTCCACTGCTGTTGTTGCTCTTATATCTTCATCCCATATTATAGTTGCAAACTGTGGTGATTCGAGAGCCGTTCTTTGTCGTGGCAAAGAACCAATGGCGTTATCAGTGGACCATAAA CCGAACCGAGAAGATGAATATGCAAGAATTGAAGCAGCCGGAGGAAAAGTGATACAGTGGAATGGTCATCGTGTATTTGGTGTTCTTGCAATGTCAAGATCTATTG GAGACAGGTATTTGAAACCGTCAATTATTCCGGATCCAGAAGTTCAATTCATTCCTCGTGCAAAAGAGGATGAATGTCTCATTTTGGCTAGTGATGGTCTATGGGATGTGATGACAAATGAAGAGGTTTGTGACCTGGCTCGAAAACGTATACTTCTTTGGTACAAGAAAAACGGCATGGAACTACCCTCGGAAAGGGGAGAGGGTAGTGATCCTGCGGCACAAGCAGCAGCAGAGTTGCTATCGAATCGCGCTCTCCAGAAAGGAAGCAAAGACAACATCACTGTGATTGTTGTGGATCTGAAACCTCAACGAAAGTATAAGAACAAAACATGA